The following proteins come from a genomic window of Candidatus Thiodiazotropha sp. CDECU1:
- a CDS encoding patatin-like phospholipase family protein — MEERQEKCEDEKESRIKDVTTILKGEDRPYAFSFDLAGKLIKDSEFGLARRLLDRMVENGLGDHKQKQQVARKRALATYKDLHLNRETALNEAIDILKGAFDLSETQDTEVLGLAGAIYKRMWEVEGARKHLSMSANYYRAGYVAWQAALKKEKSGDELTEAEAENANNGYYPAINAAFALGLLATLEQEQANEIGITSPIATVNRELADKIRHDIIDALSAKFKTKEQFGKYDYWPLVTLAEASLGLEEYAETKNWLAKARKVPEISEWEYFTTAKQLVHLVQIKTGASPHGPELERTDGWKALIDFLGNNATGLRSIFQGKIGLALSGGGFRASLYHIGVLAKLAELDLLRHVEVISCVSGGSIIGAHYYLELRRLFDRNEGNTPHDRVSRDDYIILVKKIAADFLAGVQKNPRIRILANPFPNFKMIWSPTYSRTTRLGELYEKYFYAKEEEIEDKRDLHINDYRVDPPENSPGTFVPKKHNWKRDSKIPELILNATTLNSGHNWQFTVTWMGESPVQVSQEVDKNTRYRRLHYSSDAPPEYRQVRLGDAVGASSCVPGLFEPITMDGLYPDTVIRLVDGGVYDNQGIAGLLEQDCNVLIVSDASGQLNTEEDPSGGILGPLLRTNSTLMHRVRNAQYDDIKARKRSSLLRSFAYFHLKQGLDGVNMDWETCEKLADKPLQRETPVTEHGIRKDIQNLLAGMRTDLDSFSDIEAYALMTSGYRAMGHEAHCLTGISQDNSPPSDWDFLKVEQGMIQNKHPMYEKLMKHLKVSSKLFLKVWQLHPVLNVISWVAIIGLVLGVLYWLLTCLECKPLESLFGSVSESLTRSKILMLVGGMVVAYLATALLGARKGKRVIALFNYKDTLRRLGITLIASPVLAIFALIHLHIFDRMFLKLGKIE; from the coding sequence ATGGAAGAACGGCAAGAGAAGTGCGAGGATGAAAAAGAATCACGAATAAAAGATGTAACTACCATTCTTAAAGGTGAAGACAGACCTTACGCTTTTAGTTTTGATCTTGCCGGTAAACTTATCAAGGATAGCGAATTTGGTCTTGCGAGACGTTTGCTTGACCGTATGGTGGAGAACGGACTTGGCGATCACAAGCAGAAGCAGCAGGTGGCAAGGAAAAGGGCGCTGGCAACCTATAAGGATCTTCACCTCAATCGGGAAACGGCGCTTAACGAGGCAATTGATATATTGAAGGGAGCATTCGATCTATCAGAAACTCAAGATACCGAGGTGCTTGGGCTGGCCGGGGCTATCTACAAACGCATGTGGGAAGTGGAAGGTGCCAGGAAGCATCTCTCCATGTCTGCTAACTATTATCGAGCGGGTTACGTGGCCTGGCAGGCAGCCCTAAAGAAGGAAAAAAGTGGAGATGAACTCACTGAGGCCGAGGCAGAGAATGCAAACAACGGTTACTATCCGGCAATCAACGCTGCCTTTGCACTGGGACTGCTTGCCACCCTCGAGCAGGAGCAGGCCAACGAGATTGGGATTACCTCGCCCATTGCAACAGTTAACAGAGAGTTGGCGGACAAGATCAGGCACGACATCATCGATGCTCTGTCAGCTAAATTCAAGACAAAAGAGCAGTTTGGAAAGTATGATTACTGGCCGTTGGTGACATTGGCGGAGGCATCGCTGGGACTCGAGGAGTACGCTGAGACTAAAAATTGGCTGGCCAAGGCGCGAAAAGTGCCTGAGATCTCTGAGTGGGAATATTTTACAACCGCCAAACAGCTGGTGCATCTGGTTCAGATAAAGACTGGCGCCAGTCCTCACGGTCCGGAATTGGAGCGGACAGACGGCTGGAAGGCCTTGATCGACTTCCTTGGGAACAATGCTACAGGTCTTCGCTCCATCTTTCAGGGTAAGATAGGTCTCGCGCTATCGGGTGGCGGTTTCCGGGCTTCACTGTACCACATCGGTGTGTTGGCGAAGTTGGCGGAGCTCGATCTGCTGCGTCATGTCGAGGTCATCTCCTGCGTGTCGGGGGGATCGATTATCGGGGCGCACTACTATCTGGAGTTGAGACGCCTTTTCGATAGAAATGAGGGAAATACTCCCCATGATCGGGTGTCGCGGGATGACTACATCATACTGGTAAAGAAGATTGCCGCTGACTTTCTGGCTGGAGTACAAAAAAATCCACGTATACGTATCCTGGCAAATCCCTTTCCCAACTTTAAAATGATTTGGTCTCCCACCTACTCGCGTACAACCAGGTTGGGGGAGTTATATGAAAAGTATTTCTATGCCAAGGAGGAGGAAATAGAGGACAAGCGAGACCTCCATATCAATGACTATCGTGTTGATCCCCCTGAAAACAGTCCGGGTACATTTGTACCCAAAAAACATAACTGGAAGCGTGACAGCAAAATTCCCGAACTGATTCTTAACGCAACAACCTTGAACTCGGGACATAACTGGCAGTTTACTGTCACCTGGATGGGGGAGTCGCCAGTTCAGGTAAGTCAGGAAGTTGACAAGAATACCCGTTACCGTCGCCTACATTACAGTAGTGATGCACCACCGGAATACCGACAGGTCAGATTGGGCGATGCAGTGGGCGCTTCTTCCTGTGTGCCGGGTTTGTTTGAACCGATCACCATGGACGGACTCTACCCGGATACAGTGATTCGTTTGGTGGATGGCGGCGTCTATGACAATCAGGGCATAGCCGGGCTTCTCGAACAGGACTGCAATGTACTCATCGTCAGTGACGCGAGTGGGCAGCTGAATACCGAAGAGGATCCAAGTGGCGGCATACTGGGGCCCCTGTTGCGCACCAACAGTACCCTTATGCACAGGGTTCGAAATGCGCAATACGATGATATAAAGGCAAGAAAACGCTCTTCATTGCTTCGCAGTTTCGCCTACTTCCATCTCAAGCAGGGACTGGATGGCGTTAACATGGATTGGGAGACTTGCGAAAAGCTGGCGGATAAACCACTGCAGAGAGAAACGCCGGTGACTGAACATGGAATACGCAAGGATATACAGAACCTGCTGGCTGGTATGCGTACCGATCTTGACTCTTTTTCGGATATCGAGGCCTATGCATTGATGACCAGCGGTTACAGGGCAATGGGACATGAGGCGCATTGTCTAACAGGGATTTCTCAGGATAACAGCCCGCCAAGTGACTGGGACTTCCTCAAAGTAGAGCAGGGTATGATTCAGAACAAGCATCCGATGTATGAGAAGCTGATGAAGCACTTGAAGGTATCATCCAAATTGTTTCTCAAGGTCTGGCAGTTGCATCCGGTATTAAATGTCATCTCATGGGTTGCAATCATTGGTCTTGTTTTGGGCGTGCTTTACTGGCTGCTCACCTGTCTTGAGTGTAAACCGCTTGAAAGCCTGTTTGGTTCGGTGTCTGAGAGCTTGACCCGTTCCAAGATCCTTATGCTGGTCGGTGGAATGGTTGTGGCATATCTGGCGACTGCCCTGTTGGGGGCGCGCAAGGGAAAACGGGTGATCGCATTATTCAACTACAAAGACACCCTGCGTCGCTTGGGTATAACGCTTATTGCCAGCCCGGTTCTTGCGATATTCGCGTTGATTCATCTACACATATTTGATCGGATGTTTTTGAAGCTTGGTAAAATAGAGTGA